The sequence TTCTCATACAGCACCTTGGAAGGGGCGCTGGCGCCGAAACTGTCCATCCCAACAACCGCTCCATCCAGCCCCACATAATGTTCCCAGCCCAGCTTAATACCCGCTTCTACGGCAATCCTGACCCTGACATCGGGAGGGAGCACATAATTACGGTATTCTGCCGGTTGACGGTCAAACAGTTCCCAACTCGGAAGGGAAACAACCCTTACCCGTAAGCCCTCAGAAGAAAGCCTTTTGCCTGCTTCCAGGGTGATCGGCACTTCCGATCCGGTACCGATCAATAGTATATCGGGCTTACCGGGGGTGGAATCCCGGAGTATGTAACCCCCCCTCTGGAGGCCGCTTGCCGGTGAGAGTTCTGCCCGGCTCAGGACGGGGAGGTTCTGACGGGTAAAGATAAGCGCGGTAGGGCCTTTCTGATTGAGAAGTGCGTTCTTCCATGCCTCTACTGTTTCATTGGCGTCAGCGGGACGGATAACGGTCATGTTGGGTACGGCGCGCAGATTCATGATCTGCTCGACAGGCTGATGTGTCGGGCCGTCTTCTCCGAGACCGATGCTGTCATGCGTGAAGACAAAGATCACGCGGAGCCCCATAAGGGCGGCCAGGCGGATAGGCGGCCGCATGTAGTCGGAGAATGTTAAAAACGTAGCCGTATAGGGAATGCACCCTCCGTGGAGGGCCATACCGACGGCAATGGCGCCCATGGCGTGTTCACGCACACCGAAATGGATATTACGGCCGCCGTAGCCCCATTCACCGCCGACAGCACCCTGCATATCCCCATCCGGCGTACCGGGACGCTGGAAATCGCCAAACCCCTTGAGCCAGGTAAAGGTAGACGGGTTGAGATCTGCCGAGCCTCCCATAAGCTCCGGCATGAGGGGAGCAAGTGCCTGCATTACGGTTTCTGATGCCTTGCGGGTCGCTATGTCCTTGGATCCGTCCGGATAGAGAGGAAGCTGCGATTCCCACCCGTCGGGAAGCCGTCCTTCCATGACGCGCATAAATTCGGCGGCCGGATCGGGAAAGTCATCGCGATACCGGCTGAAATCCTTCGCCCAGCGCCCTTCCCATTCCCGGCCGTGTTCAAGTGAATTCCGGAAAAAGGCAAGTGCATCAGTGGGAATGAAAAAAGCGGGTTCGACAGGCCAGCCAAGGAATTTCTTTGCCGCCAGCAACTCCTCCGTACCAAGTGGTGAGCCATGGGCTTCAAACGTGCCTTCTTTATGCGGCGCCCCGCAACCGATGGTGGTACGAACAAAAATAATTGAAGGACGGGTCGTTTCCGCCTTCGCATCTTGTAAGGCGCAATCAATCCACGTGGCGTCATTTCCGTCTTCAACGCAGGTTATGTGCCACCCGTACGCCTCGAATCTTTTTCCTGCGTCTTCGGTAAAAGTAAGCGCCGTTGACCCGGCAAGCGAAATGCAGTTGTCGTCATATAGGACGATCAGTTTGCCAAGGCCGAGGTGCCCGGCCAGTGAACACGCCTCGGATGTAACACCTTCCATCAGGTCTCCGTCACCGGCAAATACGTACGTGAAGTGGTCGACGATCCTGTGACCGGGACGATTATATCGTGCCGCAAGGTGAGCCTCTGCGATAGCCATGCCCACCGCATTGCTGAGACCCTGGCCGAGGGGTCCTGTAGTTACCTCAACGCCTGTCCGGTTGTCACGTTCCGGGTGGCCGGGGGTCTTGCTGTCCCACTGGCGAAATGACTCCAAATCTGAGAGAGACAGATTGTACCCGGTGAGATGAAGCATCGCATAAAGGAGCATCGAGGCGTGCCCTGCCGAAAGAACGAAGCGATCCCGATCTGCCCATAGGGGATTTGCAGGATTATGTTTCAGGTGTTTTGTCCAGAGACTATAGGCCATTGCCGCCGCGCCCATGGGCATACCGGGATGTCCCGATTTAGCCTTCTCTACGGCATCAGCGGCGAGAAAGCGTATGGTATTAATGCATTGTTCTTCTAATATCTTCTGGTCAGGCATTTTATATCTCCATTGATAATCACAATTTTCTTCCCGGGAAGAAGGCAGTCCCTTTTCCTGTTTCGAAGTGTATATAACAACGCAAACAGTAAGACAAGAAGATTAGAATTACAAAACTTGACAAGATCAGTTATTTTACTCAACTTTCGCACACCCTTGAGTGTGTCCACATTATTGATAATTAACAAGAAACAGTCTGTATATGCCCTGGAAGAAGCAACCGGGCTTTATAAATCGGCTGCAATTCTTCCAGGCAGCAGGTTCCATCGGAAGATTCCATCGTGCGAAAAAGGTTCTTTCCGGTAAAGACCGTGGTGAACAGCGTACAGAACACGACAACGGGAGCAATCCCCTTCTCCTTGTTGATGTTGCTTCGCTTCAACAGACTGCCGATTTTTTGATTGAGAAAGAACTGATGAATCTGGTTTTCACAGGAAACAATCTCTGTTACAATGCGGCTCATAGCGTCACCTTTGCGGTTAATGGATTTTATTGGCGAATAAAACCCTTCATGCCACACTTTGTGACGCTATACTATTAATAAATACAACATATTACAAACTTTTTGCACCTGCGAAAGTTGAGTTACAGAACCGATTCTGATGGACGCTTGATTTTCAGTTATTTGGATGAGTCGCGGGAAAAATTTCCTGAGGATTGGAAACTGCCCTGGCAGGCCTCTTACATAGCGAAAATCAAATTCAAGGACAACGATCTCGCGTATCACTATGCCCTCAAGGCGGCAAACGCACCCTATGCGCCTCCCATTGTTCGCATACTTCCCGCGGTTTTAGTACGGAACCTCGGAGATATCGAATCCGCGTATGCATATTTGACCACTTTGCGAGATCATACAACGGATCCCAAAGAGATCGAGGCAATAGACGAAGAGCTGGAGAAGTTAAATAAGAGAATCTCTCCGCGATAAATTGATTAACATCGCAAAATATTGTCGTTTATTTAAGCCTGCGAAAAATTCTGGACATCCGATACGATGTATGAGTATAAAACGCGATATGTAAGAATTCTTGCCCGTACTATATTGCAAGGGTTATTTAATCTCCGATAGGAGGCAATGACCATGTTTGAAGGTCTTTTTCAGCCAATGCATCTTCTGGTGATATTGGTGATCGTTCTGATTATCTTCGGGCCGGGCAAACTT is a genomic window of Deltaproteobacteria bacterium containing:
- the tkt gene encoding transketolase, which codes for MPDQKILEEQCINTIRFLAADAVEKAKSGHPGMPMGAAAMAYSLWTKHLKHNPANPLWADRDRFVLSAGHASMLLYAMLHLTGYNLSLSDLESFRQWDSKTPGHPERDNRTGVEVTTGPLGQGLSNAVGMAIAEAHLAARYNRPGHRIVDHFTYVFAGDGDLMEGVTSEACSLAGHLGLGKLIVLYDDNCISLAGSTALTFTEDAGKRFEAYGWHITCVEDGNDATWIDCALQDAKAETTRPSIIFVRTTIGCGAPHKEGTFEAHGSPLGTEELLAAKKFLGWPVEPAFFIPTDALAFFRNSLEHGREWEGRWAKDFSRYRDDFPDPAAEFMRVMEGRLPDGWESQLPLYPDGSKDIATRKASETVMQALAPLMPELMGGSADLNPSTFTWLKGFGDFQRPGTPDGDMQGAVGGEWGYGGRNIHFGVREHAMGAIAVGMALHGGCIPYTATFLTFSDYMRPPIRLAALMGLRVIFVFTHDSIGLGEDGPTHQPVEQIMNLRAVPNMTVIRPADANETVEAWKNALLNQKGPTALIFTRQNLPVLSRAELSPASGLQRGGYILRDSTPGKPDILLIGTGSEVPITLEAGKRLSSEGLRVRVVSLPSWELFDRQPAEYRNYVLPPDVRVRIAVEAGIKLGWEHYVGLDGAVVGMDSFGASAPSKVLYEKFGITAEHLMKVVKALMK